The genomic segment CTTCGGGGCGGACGATGCCGACTACCAGGCGCGCGTGGCCGAGATGAAAGGCGGGGCCGTCTGGTTTCGCCCGGAAGCTTACAGCGACGGCTATGCATCGTTCGACGCGTTCCGGCTTGGCCGGTCGATCCGGGACAAGAAGCTGAGCGCGCTCGGGACGCTCACGATCGTAATCCGGACCGACGCGGTCACGGATATTTTCAGCCAGACGAAGTTTAGGGAAAACGCAGCAATTCGGCTGTTGACCGGCAAAGGCGAGGAGATTCTGGACAACGGGAAATCGGCGCAGGCAGGGGAGCGGCAGCTGCTCACCTACTCGCGGGACAGCATTCGCAACGGCTGGCAGCTATCCGCGCAGCTCCCGCTCAACCAGCTGTACGAGCCAATCTATCGAACGGCCCGAATGGCGACGTTTATCGTGCTGGGCTGCATCGTCCTGGGTCTCGTCCTGACGCAGCTGCTCGTCATCGACCTGGTCATCCCGATCCGGCGGCTCATGGTCAATATGAAGCAGGGCGTAAAAGGCGTGCGTCCCGGGCGGCTCAAGCGGTTCGGGGGCGCGATCGAGATCGTGGAGATGAACGATACGTTTATCTCCGTCATGTACGAGATCGAACGGCTCATCGAGGAAGCGTCCCGGCAGGAACGGCAGAAAAAGGAGGCGGAGATCCGCGTGCTGCAAAATCAGCTGTCTCCTCACTTTCTGCACAATACGCTGAACTCGATCCGCTGGATGGCGATGATCCAGAAGCAGGACAATATCAAGGAGACGGTCGACTCCCTGAACCGGCTGCTGACGTACGCGCTCCGCGGCGGCGGCGGGCCGGTGCCTCTCGGGACGGAGGTGGGGATGCTGCAGAGCTACGTCACCATCCAGAAGGTGCGGTATCAGCACTTCGGCTTCGAGTCGCGGGTTCCGCCGGCGCTCGAGGATGCGCTCGTGCCGAAGTTCCTGCTGCAGCCGCTGATCGAAAACGCGCTGCTGCACGGACTGGCGGACGCCGACCGGCCGGGAGAAATCTCGGTCGAGGCCGCGGCTGCGGGCAGGACGCTCGTGCTGACGGTGTCGGACAACGGCGTCGGCATGTCGCCCGAGCGGCACGCGGCGGTGGTCGCGAGCCTGGACGGCGCCGACGGACGGCAGCGGCCCGAGGAGGGCGGCGCGCGGATCGGGCTGCGGAGCGTGCACGAGCGGGTGCAGCTGCACTACGGAGCGCAGTACGGGCTGCGGGTCGCGAGCGCGCCGGGCGAAGGCACGACGCTGACGGTAAGGCTGCCGCTGCTGCGGGAGGAAGGGGGAGAGGCGGATGCGCAGCGTCATGATCGTGGATGACGAATCGCTCGTCCGGATCGGCCTGCAGTCGATGATTGACTGGGAGGCGCACGGATTTCGGATCGCGGGCGTCTTCAAAAACGGAGAGGAGGCGTTGGCTGCATGCGCGCAGCAAGCCTTCGACGTGGTGCTCACGGACATCCGGATGCCCGGCATGGACGGCTTCGAGCTGATCCGCGGGCTGCGGACGGCCGCGCCTGCCGCGCGGGTCGTCATCTTAAGCAGCTACAACGATTTCGAGCATACGCGCCAGGCGATCCGGCTCGGAGTGCAGGATTACATCTCCAAGTATGAAATGGAGCCGGAGGAGCTGCTGCGGGTGCTGGGCGGACTCGAATTCGAAGCGGCGGAAGGCGCGGAGCGGAGCGAGGGTGCGGGGGGGCAAGGCGGCGCAGGCGGAGACGCCGGCGGAGAAACCGCGCTGGCCGAATCGTCTCGGCTGCTGCTGGCGCGCACGGACGTTCGCGCTTCGGCGTCAGGGGACGCGCCGCCGGCTGATTCGGCGGCGTTTCCGGCGATCGCGGCCGCGCTGGCCGGTCGCGGCCGTCTTTTCCGCTGGGCGGCGCTGAAGCCCGTCCCGCGCGAGGGCGGCTACGCCGCGGCGGAGCGGCGGGCGATGCTGCATCTGGCGGAGGAGCTGTTCGCGCGGCTGCGCCTTCCCGTGCTGTTCGGCGAGAGCGAGGACATGCTGCACGGCGGCTGCGCCTGCGAAGCGTCGGCCGCGGTGCACCGGTCCGATGCTGCGGCCGGCTCGCAACGGGCTGCCGACAAGCGCGCGAATGCGGCTAAGCGGGCGGATGCGGATGCGGATGCGGATGCGGATGCGGATGCGGATGCGGATGCGGATGCGGAAACGTCGGATACGGTTGCGGCGGCGGACCGCGAAGCCTTTGCCGGGATGGCGCAGGAGTGGGCGGCCGCCTTCCAGCAGAAGCTCAACGTGACGCTGGCCATCGGGTTTTCCGCGCCGCAGGATATTGGCGGCGACTGGACCGCTGCGAGGCGCGGCGCCGAGTCGGCGGCAGACGTCGCGCTGTTCGAGGGCGGGGTCCGCTTCCGCGAGACGGCGGGCGAGCGAGGCACGATCCCGGATGCAGAATGGCTGGCGCTGTACAAAGGCTTTAAGCAGCGGCTTCGGCTGCTGCAGCCGGGCGCGCTCGCTGACGATCTGCTCGCGCTTCGCGCGGAGCGCGGAGACCGGTACAGGCCCGCCGAGTGGCTTCGGCTGGGCGTGGCGGCGGCTTCGCAGCTCGCGGACTTCCTGATCGAGCGATATAATCCGGGGCCGGAGGAGCTGCGCGAGCGGTTCGGCGCCCTGTGGCCCTTCGCGGAGGCGGCGGGAAGCGTCCGCACGGCAGAGGAATGGAGCCGGACGCTCGGCGCCATCGCTGCGAATGCGGCGGATTTGGTCGCGCGCAAGCAGGCGCGCGACGGCTGGGTCGCGCGGGTGCGGGATTACGTGGACGCGCATTATGCCGATCCGATTCGCCTGGAGGACGTGGCCCAGCTGGCCGGGTTCAGCGAGAATCACTTCGGCCAGCGATTCAGGCAGGAGACGGGCAAGTCCTTTTCGGACCACCTGACGGACGTGC from the Cohnella hashimotonis genome contains:
- a CDS encoding response regulator, which codes for MRSVMIVDDESLVRIGLQSMIDWEAHGFRIAGVFKNGEEALAACAQQAFDVVLTDIRMPGMDGFELIRGLRTAAPAARVVILSSYNDFEHTRQAIRLGVQDYISKYEMEPEELLRVLGGLEFEAAEGAERSEGAGGQGGAGGDAGGETALAESSRLLLARTDVRASASGDAPPADSAAFPAIAAALAGRGRLFRWAALKPVPREGGYAAAERRAMLHLAEELFARLRLPVLFGESEDMLHGGCACEASAAVHRSDAAAGSQRAADKRANAAKRADADADADADADADADADAETSDTVAAADREAFAGMAQEWAAAFQQKLNVTLAIGFSAPQDIGGDWTAARRGAESAADVALFEGGVRFRETAGERGTIPDAEWLALYKGFKQRLRLLQPGALADDLLALRAERGDRYRPAEWLRLGVAAASQLADFLIERYNPGPEELRERFGALWPFAEAAGSVRTAEEWSRTLGAIAANAADLVARKQARDGWVARVRDYVDAHYADPIRLEDVAQLAGFSENHFGQRFRQETGKSFSDHLTDVRIKEAVRLFRETELSTEEIASRVGYANPNYFVKVFKRATGQTISHFKGRR
- a CDS encoding cache domain-containing sensor histidine kinase translates to MNIFKLRPPGWRRIRLPFKLPLVYMPLILLPALAGIYILTDSYTASSKARTAEYATDLLALMAQKIDDRLGSYEQLSKQIMTDDELLSRLAVKPASVYERFEIQNAINERLNVFWLGSDQNAYIRAIKLTTPDAEYTYGTDAIDGFGADDADYQARVAEMKGGAVWFRPEAYSDGYASFDAFRLGRSIRDKKLSALGTLTIVIRTDAVTDIFSQTKFRENAAIRLLTGKGEEILDNGKSAQAGERQLLTYSRDSIRNGWQLSAQLPLNQLYEPIYRTARMATFIVLGCIVLGLVLTQLLVIDLVIPIRRLMVNMKQGVKGVRPGRLKRFGGAIEIVEMNDTFISVMYEIERLIEEASRQERQKKEAEIRVLQNQLSPHFLHNTLNSIRWMAMIQKQDNIKETVDSLNRLLTYALRGGGGPVPLGTEVGMLQSYVTIQKVRYQHFGFESRVPPALEDALVPKFLLQPLIENALLHGLADADRPGEISVEAAAAGRTLVLTVSDNGVGMSPERHAAVVASLDGADGRQRPEEGGARIGLRSVHERVQLHYGAQYGLRVASAPGEGTTLTVRLPLLREEGGEADAQRHDRG